Proteins from one Pseudarthrobacter sp. BIM B-2242 genomic window:
- the pcaC gene encoding 4-carboxymuconolactone decarboxylase gives MSGTERHGVVQPDATSQEIYDGGMVVRREVLGAAHVDRANATKDGFTEDFQDMITRIAWGGIWTRPGISRQMRSAVTITAMVAHGHWEELAMHIRAAITNGLSRDEIKEILLQTAIYCGVPSANTAFKTAQQVFRAMDDATTDIPTDTPTPPN, from the coding sequence GTGAGCGGTACTGAACGCCATGGTGTGGTCCAGCCGGACGCCACCAGCCAGGAGATTTACGACGGCGGCATGGTGGTCCGCCGCGAAGTGCTCGGCGCCGCGCATGTGGACCGGGCCAACGCCACCAAGGACGGGTTCACCGAGGACTTCCAGGACATGATCACGCGGATCGCATGGGGTGGGATCTGGACCAGGCCCGGCATTTCCCGGCAGATGCGCTCGGCCGTGACCATCACGGCCATGGTGGCGCACGGTCACTGGGAAGAGCTGGCCATGCACATCCGCGCGGCCATCACCAACGGCCTGAGCCGGGACGAGATCAAGGAAATCCTGCTCCAGACCGCCATCTACTGCGGTGTCCCGTCCGCCAACACAGCCTTCAAGACCGCCCAGCAGGTCTTCCGCGCAATGGACGACGCAACCACGGACATCCCCACAGACACCCCCACCCCTCCCAACTAA